One part of the Augochlora pura isolate Apur16 chromosome 3, APUR_v2.2.1, whole genome shotgun sequence genome encodes these proteins:
- the LOC144478757 gene encoding neo-calmodulin isoform X2, translating into MKTSSFSLRVMRRARNKPADGVGHVNQKGTTGQKAPLAAGQKVAPGAKGSQKPAQKPSAQKGQVKVTPKAVSVKSGKNKKKGQRQQYELNVTINLSEYGLTEDQVAEYKEAFMLFDKDEDGNITMAELGVVMRSLGQRPSETELRDMVNEVDQDGNGTIEFNEFLQMMSKKMKGADGEDELREAFRVFDKNNDGMISSKELRHVMTNLGEKLSEEEVDDMIKEADLDGDGMVNYEEFVTILTSKN; encoded by the exons GCTCGCAACAAACCGGCTGACGGTGTCGGACACGTGAACCAGAAGGGCACCACCGGACAGAAGGCGCCTCTGGCCGCCGGACAGAAGGTCGCTCCCGGCGCGAAGGGCTCTCAGAAGCCGGCCCAGAAGCCGTCCGCTCAGAAAGGACAGGTTAAAGTCACGCCCAAGGCGGTCTCCGTCAAGAGCGGCAAGAACAAGAAGAAGGGACAGAGGCAGCAGTATGAACTCAACGTTACCATCAACTTG TCCGAGTATGGGCTCACGGAGGATCAAGTGGCCG AGTACAAGGAGGCGTTCATGCTGTTCGACAAGGACGAGGACGGCAACATCACGATGGCGGAGCTCGGCGTGGTCATGCGATCCCTGGGACAGAGGCCATCCG AGACGGAATTACGGGACATGGTGAACGAGGTGGACCAGGATGGAAACGGTACCATCGAGTTCAACGAGTTCCTGCAGATGATGTCGAAGAAGATGAAAGGCGCCGACGGCGAGGACGAGCTGCGCGAGGCGTTCAG GGTATTCGACAAGAACAACGACGGCATGATCTCATCGAAAGAGCTGCGACACGTGATGACGAACCTCGGCGAGAAGCTTTCCGAGGAGGAGGTCGACGACATGATCAAGGAAGCGGATCTCGATGGCGACGGGATGGTGAACTACGAAG AGTTCGTGACAATCCTGACGTCGAAGAATTAG
- the LOC144478757 gene encoding neo-calmodulin isoform X3, whose protein sequence is MTDTEKKYTTAYGKLRRLTSTIDCEIRQRSSEYGLTEDQVAEYKEAFMLFDKDEDGNITMAELGVVMRSLGQRPSETELRDMVNEVDQDGNGTIEFNEFLQMMSKKMKGADGEDELREAFRVFDKNNDGMISSKELRHVMTNLGEKLSEEEVDDMIKEADLDGDGMVNYEEFVTILTSKN, encoded by the exons ATGACAGACACCGAGAAGAAGTACACCACCGCCTACGGGAAGCTGCGCAGGCTGACCAGCACCATAGACTGCGAGATCCGCCAGAGAAGC TCCGAGTATGGGCTCACGGAGGATCAAGTGGCCG AGTACAAGGAGGCGTTCATGCTGTTCGACAAGGACGAGGACGGCAACATCACGATGGCGGAGCTCGGCGTGGTCATGCGATCCCTGGGACAGAGGCCATCCG AGACGGAATTACGGGACATGGTGAACGAGGTGGACCAGGATGGAAACGGTACCATCGAGTTCAACGAGTTCCTGCAGATGATGTCGAAGAAGATGAAAGGCGCCGACGGCGAGGACGAGCTGCGCGAGGCGTTCAG GGTATTCGACAAGAACAACGACGGCATGATCTCATCGAAAGAGCTGCGACACGTGATGACGAACCTCGGCGAGAAGCTTTCCGAGGAGGAGGTCGACGACATGATCAAGGAAGCGGATCTCGATGGCGACGGGATGGTGAACTACGAAG AGTTCGTGACAATCCTGACGTCGAAGAATTAG